AACATATACATGCTTCATAGATAGTAGACTTCCTTTCATTATTATATGAAAGACGTTTGTGTGAAGTAGGATTACAAGCTACCTTAcactcataaatatttttccatCCCAAAAATAATCCAGATTTCAACGAGGCAGACCTGGCATCCAGCTCTGAAAGCCTCCCACGAACATCAACCATGGTCCCGGAGTACACCCAGGATATACCCTGTAGCTCCACCAGCTACAAGTTCCCCGCTAGGAAAAAACACAGGCATAAGAGCAAGGAAGGTGTGTATTAAgatttaagtacatgtatttgggGTTTTTTTCGGGCCTTTTTTGGAGCGATTTCGGCCGCATTCCCCTCCTGAAAAagtatacagttttttttatttgtcccCTACTGAGGTAAAAATTCCCTTTAATTTAATCTTTTCTTAAAGGAGCATtctaaacatttatcaaatgtaGCAATATTGTGCCATTGATGAATATGTTGATAGGTTTGTTGTataaaaggtttgaaacaaGTTTTGCATCATATGAATCATGTTATTATTATTCCCCTTTTTGTCTAAACAATGCTATCAAAGGGTCCCGCCACCACCATTCACTTAAAATTAGAGAAACACtgatgtatgtatatttaaacatacaagCTACATACTAGCTGAAATTTtccaatatttcaaatgaaatagaGTATCGATCCTATTTCTGGGACTATTATCACAAATAGTCTCACGTCTAAAGTTAAGGCTCACGTGGCAAAACTgtaaatctttatttcattgcaaCTTTCCTTCTTGCTGAGAGTATTAATGATGAAATTTGCATCTGCGTCTGATCActgacttgagactgttcatagTCACGACTCCTGGCCCCAATACCACGACATAAGTAAAATTTCAATCTCAACTCATcgaaaaaatgtaattatcctatgtttttacaccttttaaaagctcattctatcattgaatatgttgataagCGCTTTTAGTCACAATTTCTAGGGACAATAAAAGTGCCCACGTATCTCATAGaggctgccaggtcaatcacatcccttgCTCCTTGTTGGACTGAAACACACCAGACAAGAATTGGCCTATTAAAGCTGTTCCGCATTCTTATTCAGAGATTTAAATGTTGTTGAccttttttccattttgtttattgagTTTACTTTGTTTTCAGATATTGAGAATGTTGATCCAGATCCTGTTAAGTCTTCAAAAACGCTGCATGTAAACCTTGATGACAGTTTTGACAGGTATTTTGCAATGATGTTATATGGTTTGTAGCTTTCTGCTTATTACATCAACTTGAGTCAGctgcttaaaatatgcaggGTGGGGGGGGGAGGCTTGGGGGCACAGGACGGGAAGAAACAAtgactttatttgattgttagTTCAGTGTAAATGAGCAAATAATGATATCATTATGCTGTGTTAAGCTCATCTCTTTATTAAGGGCAAAGAGTTAAgatgaaaatgtaaaatcatgGCCATTACACAAAAAAAGGGTTCAAgatatcaaatgaaacttggtagacatGTTGCGAgatacaatataaacatgttcaGAAAAGCCAATTAGGGCATATATGGTTTCAAAAACTGTTAAGTTGGGTGCCTTGATCCCgcgccttaaagctgcactctcacagattgaacgttttgacaactttttaattttttgtcttgcaacgagccaatttttgtgaaaatacatggaaaccagttatataagactgctgacaaaaaattagataacacatttttatattgttaaaaattaatgttaaatgcatttttctttaaccgttagtaaaggtttaagccataaaacattcattttcgaacggaaatatgaaaatctgtgatctgatcatttgtcagcaatcttttatcattgggttgcagatatttacgcaaaaatttgctctttccaagacaaaaaataaaaacgtaaaaatggtttatctgtgagagtgcagctttaacacaaAGGCGATAAAGAAATGGTAGGCCTGCGAGTGCGCACGCATGTTGTGTACCTCTGAGCGATCTTGTTATAGGAGCATATACTTGATTAGTCTTTGAGGTTGTGACTTGTGCAGGACACATTAGCAATAACTTTTGgtgcattatttttttagtcATTGTTCATTGTCAATTTAATCAATTGTCTTAAGGCGAAGTTGAGACTTCTTAATGCAGAGGGGGAAATGGCAGTCTGTGACTGCACTTGTTACACTGGATATAAGCACAGCAGACGATTGTCCATTCCACAGGCTCGTGTTACAAGCTTTAATTTCTTCCCCTATAATTATGTACTTATCAATTGTCTGTCATAAAGAAAACAACTTGGCGTATGCAACCTCATTTGAAATGGaaaatttctgtttttatttctcCTCTAATTGGTCTGAATTAGTATGTATGTCCTTCACTGGTAATGTTTACTGGGCTAAATCAAAGTTTAATGTGTTTCCGAGGCCAAGAACTGACTTAAGAATTTGTTGTTcgttcaaaaatatataaaacagcagttttgaataattatcattcgttttcttattttcataattgaaaGACAATTAACAAGACGGTAAATCAACAAATAGTGGCATTGATTTCAACAGCCTTTGACatgatataatgtttgtttttatcaaatataagtTCTTATTCTCAGTTCACCTTACTTGGCCAGACCTTTTTCTGCCCATCTCAAGGTCAGAATGTCTGACCCatgataaatacatacattttcacAATTTCAAGAGGAAAATTCCAAATGAGATGAAAGCCTGGCTTCTCGGCTATTACCGCACCCTTTTTTGCAGGTGTGGAGTCTTAGCGCAGAAATAATTAATTCAGAACATTTGTATATTAACAATTATGAGTTCATGGTTAGTAACACAAGCTTCACATTGGAATGTTGCCCAAAATTCTCCTTTTTCCCCAATTTGCCAATTATAACATGactcaaaaaatcaaaaaaatttGCAGGTACtcaaaaacagacaaaaataCCTGAAATTTCATTCCAAATCAGTTAATTTTACaacgaaaattttaacaatatgtgTAGTGTCGTTTTTCACCCAAATGGACAGAAAAAACAACCCTGTATGCTATTGAAATTAAAACCACTGTTAGTTGACTTGAggtcttttaattttaaaatgaaaaaaagcaacTGAAAATTATCCCAAACACCATTTTAACCACTTTGAAACCAGCTTTGTGGAAGTCATAGAGTTTGTTTTTTGAGCAGCTTTTGATTGACAAGTATGTCCTCCAGAACAGTAATTATATATGCTGTTTTAATCCGTCATTTTTCCAGACAAAACTTCGGTCGAAACCCATTGGGCAAGTGTGAATGCTTACATAGAGTTAAAGAAAATCGGTTCCTTACATCAAGTTAACGTGGAGATAGAGCCAAGTGATATCGAGCCAGTGGGTTTCGACTATAGTGAAACAAATAGTTAAAAAGCTGTAGCCTCtactgtttaaagctgcactctcacagatttaccggtttttacaacttttttatttcttgtcttggaatgtgccaatttttgcgaaaatccatggaaaccagttatctTAGACTGCTCACAAAAAATcggatcacagatttttatatataagttcaaaaattgatgttttatgcatttttcttaaaccgttagtaacggtttaagccataaaacattaattttcgaacgaaaatatgaaatctACGATCTGgttttttgtcagtaatcttatatcattggtttgcagatatttactaaaaaaaactccaagacaaaaaataaaaatgttgttaaaatggtatattcTGAGAATGCAGCGTTAAATCCCATTATTATGTACCATTTACATGTCTTATTTTCCTGGAGGACAAGCTACCTTTAAGTGGAAAGTTCATTTTGTGATTTCTTAATGATGAGGTCAAACAAGATTGATTTCTATTGCCAAATGATCTTCagttcttaaaaaggaaaaaactCTCAATGACCGGAAATCTTTAATGAATGGTTTGACATTTCTCTAATGTGGGACATTAAGAAGTGATTGATTTAGGACCGTTTTATGACCTATTTTCTTTCTTGATAATAATGAACACAGGTTACATGTGATTAGCAGGACACCAAACCAACctgaaataatattaatcacCCAGAGTTCCACAGACTTGAAAAGTGCAGGATTTTTATGCTGTTGGGTGAAaggccttaaagctgcactctcacagatttaccgttttaacaactttttttattttttgtcttggaacgagcaaatgtTTACGttaatatatgcaaattagtgatataagactgctcaCAAAACATCAGATTGCAGATctcatatttccatttaaaaatgaatgttttatggctaaaagctttactgacggtttaagaaaaatgcataaatcatcagtttttgaacttaaatatgacaatctgcgatctgaatttttgtcagcagttttatatcactcaACTGAACTCCTCAACTGATGGAAGGATTTCAACATTTGTTCACCAAAGTAGGAACCCCTACAGGTTTTAGACAAACTGCAAATTTTTTGGTCAACATTTCAACCCACTCTTCAGTACTTTCTAACAATTTTAGCGATTTATTTCAGACGTCCAAAGAAGAAGACTTCTGGGACAGAACAAGAAGTTGCACATGTAGCTGTCGTGAGGAAAAGAGATGAGAGGCAGAAACTGCAGGGGCATGACTGTAAACAGTGTACAGAGGTAAAGGGCATTTTTGAAATAAgcaacaatattatttttttgaaagaatGACCTTTATAGGCACCGTTATCTAAAACTAAATTCAGGACCTACCAACCCTGTTAATTAAGGAGGGATTCAAGAACACAGCTCATTAAACCACCAAGCTTCACCAGTGTTAGGCAATCACTGTATTCTCTTTAGATCTTTATCTAACTAACCGTAATTAAACACCTCTGTGCACCACAGATATTgtactttaatttataaaaaagaagaatattttATACAGGATTGTAAATCAACCACTATGTTTTTCCAGTACTACAAGGCAGCCGGCTTATCAGATGCTGAAATGAAGGAGCATATGAACAAGTGTTCCCGACACCGGGCCAAGTACGCTCCTCCGGATACCCCGCCCCATTTTTGGTCGGTGGACTTCATTGAGACACAGGACTGTCCAAACACGggtaagaaataataatattttttaactatagCAAATTAGTAGAGAGAGATGGTGGTTTTGCTCCTGGTACATGCACCCACTGTTTAATTTTCCATCTTAACTTTTTTATGTCAAGTGGGtggttttgtgtttgtttgtatttgcaCTCGGGCAAGGCCCATTTGGCAAGTGCTCTGATAAGTATGTTAGTTATTTTAGGTTTCTGGAGCATGGTACACAGACAGAATGTAGTCCTGGTTCTTTAAAGTGCAAACGCATAAAGCACTGTCATACAGAACCTCCATTAAatgtccctcccggaagacaattaatatttttttgtggtgctggggtggggggggggggtataaaTATTATACACCAGAATGTACCATTTTAGTCTAACTTTTCTTAGCGGaggagcccccccccccccccccccccccctaccccCACCCCACCCAAACCCAAAAGCACCCTCATATATTTCCAAGGCTGTATGAGATGGCACACGCCCAAGGTAATGCCCCCTCTTACTCCAAATTCAGGACACgcccattttattttaaatgaataaggAATTTCTGGTTTCAGAGAAAATTGAACCTGATAATGATGCACCAACCTACAGAAGAAGACGGAGGCTTAACAAGTTCTTTAAAGGGAAGAATGAAAACTCAACAGTTATACCAGACGACGACTCGCAAGACTTAGACTTCGGTTAATCAAAGACTTGCAAGACTTAAGACTTCAGCTTATCTAGTGGTAGTAGAGTAAAAATACCCTTGAACTTTTGTTGAAATGTAGGAGGAAATAGATATAGAATTGGAATCATATCTTGCTCTTGGATTCTTAAAGATGGCTACATAAGAATCCTAAATTAAGTGTTTTGAGGGTCGATCTCTGTAATTTACGAGACTAGGGGTCATGATTATTAACATTCCAAAGACTAAATTGACATCATTTTAGTTCATTAATGAGAAGGATATCGTATGTGATGTGGATGATGATATGAAATAATGAGAAATGCCATAATGATTGGTATATTTTTGCCTAAGGTCAAATGAACTAAGAACTCCTAGACCTATTTTCACCattcttgtttttttaccattaaTGGAAATGGGCCAGTGCCATTCTCATTAGGAAAAATACGTCATTTCAGCTTAGATTGGGAATTTTAATTTTGCcttgaaataaacaagaatGCTCTAAACAATAGACAGAAAGATAAAAGAATGTGATTaagtttgtttcaattttcCCTTACAAAAACAGTATgggtgtttaaatatttcattaatttgtattttaaaaagataataacGTTTGGGGAAAAAAGCCTGATGTCTAAGCATTGGAAAGGGGCTGAATTTTGGCCccaaattggtcagaaaatcTACAATCTTCAGATCTTATAATCTCGcacaataaaatgttcaactagaaatcaaatgaaaatatggGTCATAGTTAAACCATAAATAGAATAGCATAGTTATTGCTTTGATTGTGAAACCTTTTCAAGATAAACTTTTCAAGATTAATTTCttgtatttcaacattttaaccTGTTATTAAGAGCACATATGTTTATTCAtgatatgtattttgttaagGAAGGTTTAAGActataaatattaaactgttatattttaGGCAGATTCCAtattaattaatttgttaaatttactGCATCATGTATTATCAGGTAGAATTTAGAAGCATCTGATTATATTAGCCTAAATTAGGATTTGttaaatactattaaatatgtattcatttagTTTTATTCGCCTATTGACAGATTGATAAAGTCACTTTTGTAATCACTGTATTTTCAATGTCTGTATAACATTGgtataacatttaaagctgcactctcacagatataccgtttttacaacttttcttttttttgtctttgaaagagcaaatttttgcattaatttctgcaaaccaatgataaaagatttctgacaaaagatcagatcgtagaatttcatatttccgttcgaaaattaatgttttatggcttaaaccgtttctaacggtttaagaaaaatgcataacacatcaattttgaacttaaatattaaaatctgccatctaattttttgtcagcagtcttatataactggtttccatgcattttcgcaaaaattggcccgttccaagacaaaaaaaaaaaaaaaattgtgaaaacattcaatctgtgaaagtgcagctttaagcacttatcaccaaacttggtaggacGATTGTATATTGCGAAATTTGGTGAtcttgttaaagctgcactctcacagactgaacggtttaacaacttttttttattttttgccttgcaataagccaatttttgtgaaaatgcatggaaaccagttacataagattgctgacaaaaaattagatcgcagatttttacatttaagttcaaaagttgatattttgtgtattttcttaaactgttagtaacattttcaaatgaaaatctgcaaactgatcttttgtcagcaatcttttatctttggtttgcagatattaatgcCAAAAATTGcgcattccaagacaaaaaataaaaagttttaaaaacagtatatctgtgagagtgcagctttaaaggttgaaTGTAAATTGGATATTAATCATCTTTAATCTTGCTGTTAGGAAATTTGGTATTGGTTatagagttgttattttttgttttttacatatgGAATAGAAGCACCAATTTATGAGTTTATTGTGTTTTTCACATTCATTTCATGCACTGTTGAacaatttttatgttaaaaaagattttttaaatgatatcaaattttCTGATCCTTGTCAACTCTCATCTTGCTCCATATTCCCAAAATATATCATAGAGGCACAAAATTGGTTTACTTTTGAgagatgaaaaaaacattataccacagtaaatcttttagcaatcaccaatcattaaatattttgacactttctgcttttaaattcaCGGTTTCAGTTTTgatatcagtagttaatatcttccataaatgctttatttagtaagtagttaaaggtttataagtcaaaatctgtttgttataatgtgtatgtattgattttgaataagagtgtcacttttctgcattattatgtttaacttgattgactttaattatcaaaacaaaaataatgttagcAATAATTTGGTGTTTTTAATTCAAACACTTATTTGTAAAGGCTTACATGTTTGTAAACTGTACACAGATCATATGCTTTCTTTCCTTTCATCGCTAGagtcaaatgaaataaacataactgataATAATccatagaaataaaaaataaactattttttttgcatCTATAAAGTGTGAAAGTATATTTTGCCCctttgaatttgaaaacaagtGCTTTGAAGGTTTACTAAGTATCCTATTTTGAATAGGAATTtcccatttattttaaaaaaaacacacaagaaaATCCAAAATTCCTTCAAAGAGTAGGgacaaaatatctttaaaatgttcagTGTATCTTGTTTAGGgtattttaaaatcagacaTTACATTTGTACTTGATTGGTTCATATGTTTGTCCAGTTTAGGACAATCACTCAGGTCACtatcaaacattgttttagttttctttgtttcttgCACACTTTATTTTTACTCTGTTACTCTGTTGtacaaatgtttattacattttttctgCACAATTTAGTGCTGTTTTTTACATACACGTAGTTGATATTAGTTGTATTCCTAtttctgtatgaaataaactttaCACCACAATCACTACCTTTGTTCTATCTATAGCTGTGACCACAGGTGGCAGTGTCATAcatatgtttattgtaattgttttatgcattgttCAGTAGAGCCGTTATTTATACACAAACAgctaatatgtttattatttctgtTTGGAATCAACTCTATGCCACAGTCAATCTTTTTTTTCTCTGTTTTATAGCTCTGACCACAGGTGGCAGAATcgtataaaatgtttattccaATTGCATTCTTCACTGTTCAGTAGAGccattatttacacacaaaaacaactattatattttttattgagttGCCTTTAGGCAAACTCTCTGGAGTCATGTTTGATACCATATTTCAGAGTTACACTTTTTTTCGCGGACCCCTTGATTCAGGTAGAATGCCGCGCTGAAAGAAGTTCCATATCTATCATGTTTTCCACATGCATAGTTCAATTATTATGTGTGATGTgtcttaataaatcatttattgtgCGAGTCTGAAACTcgattatttgcattttggtcaaatgaaggtattaaaaatgatttatcctGTCTCGTAGTAATTTATGCTTTTACATATTGTCAGAGGGGTGAGCGCAACACTGTGTTAAGTGTAAAGCAATAAAGAATGCACTTAGCACAGTCTTGCGCTCACCCCTCTGTCAAATTGTGCAGTACCGGGTAATAAAAGTAGTCCATTGAATTTCCCGCCAGCTTGTCAAAACGCGCCCAATTATGTGGTACTTCGGCTAAAAGTAGCCATGAATGTGAAGTGTCGGGCGtgctattttgttatttcattaaaataaacgtatggaaattaaaaaaattaacgtCGAGAAACGTTTGTTATCATAAGTGATTTATAtgcaattcattttgaatgttcGACTAAAATATCGCGGAGGAATCGTCGCCAGCTTCAATCCTGGCTAACTCTTCTACAAACCACAAACTATATCTGGTAAGTAGCCAactataacaaattgtttttccttcattttcttattgtatgtgttgagtattttacaatcatagcagtgcattgttatttttgtcttgtgACATATCTGCACAATTTACAAAGCGTCCGAAGtcagtcatttttcaaaaactctGGGCATCGTTCAACAACACCGGAGCCTGCCATTTTGTAAAATCTCGGCCCTCGTTCAACAACAACGAATCGACAATCAGCAGTTCCGTTTGCATGCACTTGAATATATTGTCATTCTCTTGAGTTTTCTTTTTATCGTAGgttatttatgtttgatgttctctgtgcatttttaaacaaaccatttttgcaCAAATTACGTAGTGTCAAGGGGACGCCTGAATTCGACTTCGGAAAAACGATCCGTCTTCGTTCATTTTAGCATGCATGGAATAATTTCGTAACCAAGTCTTATGTTTATCTCgggttatatatgtatgttgtattccGTGCATTTCTACTTAACGTTACTCGAGTGCGCATGCTAAATTTAGGTTATCATTTTACTGCGCTATTCGCCCCCACCACCATTATCAAACACGTAcatttgggatttttttattgatgttcaCACTCACAGACATGTATTGAATTGACATATTAAAGACTggttaaaaatcaattaacattttgtttacatcaagAGTTTGATAATCAATAGTTTGAGGTGTTTGGAATATTGGATacgttgttaaaatattgtaaagcaAGTATTTGAGAAGCACTTGTGACTTTTTTCATCAAGTGTTTACATCACACGTGTTTGAATATTGGAAAcgagattttaattgttaagtgGGTGTTTGAtcaatagtttgattttaactttttcatttttattggtCGAGTTTCTTTGATTCTAAGTCCTTTGGACTGTATTGAGCACAAAGTGTATTCTAAGTGTTTTCTCaaagtgtatattttaaattttacagaaatgttaacCACATCCAAGATTATGTGTTGCAGGTCAAAGTTCAATGTCACAAAGCTTAATTGTCATATATTCTACTAATACAGCTAGTGACTTCATATTTGGCATGTAGGTGTACCTGATGGAGCCACCAATTTTCAGTGGTAacatttgaaggtcaaggtcatccttcaaTGTCAAAGGTCAACTTTTGAACTATTGCTGATACAGAATTGATACTTGACATGCATGTGTATCTCATTAAGTTGCAGATATTCATTTGTAACGTAACACAGTCAAGATCATCCTtcaaggtcaaatgtcaaatttatttgtGACAAGACCCTTTGGGCGCATTGGTGTTTCAACTACACACTTTTATTTACCATCGCAAGGGTTACAATTTGACAGGGTAATAACTAACGTTTTTTTGTGTGCAAATTTAATGCCCCTTTACAGGCAGACAAATGTTGGCATACATAAAAGatgattgaaaataagcaatcaaAAACTTCTTTATGCCACATCAAAGATGTCGATGTTATTTCTCCTTGCAGGACAGCGTTGCCACTACAGTAATGGTGAATGACAAAGAGGTGAATGTGCGGACCATTACGGTGGAGGACCGTACTGGGAAGGTGAAAGTCAGCCTGTGGCGCAACATTGCAGCAGAGCCTGTGGTGTTGGGGGATGTTGTTGCCATCACCAATATTGTTGTCAACAGCAAGAGATATAACAATGAGGAATCCCTGTCGTCAACACAATTTACAAAGATAGAGGTAAATGCTATATCTTggaacatacaaacatacatgtactcgaGCAAAAGTTCCTTTCCAAATCCTCTGATCTACCTAAACTATTTGCAATGCACAGACTTGAATTTTAGCATGAAGGTGCATCTCAATGACCGACACATTTTGAGGGGCCACttgtcaaggtcacattcaaTATGTAAAATTGCCATTAACTTTTCATCCATTTGACAAACT
This genomic stretch from Mya arenaria isolate MELC-2E11 chromosome 10, ASM2691426v1 harbors:
- the LOC128204816 gene encoding uncharacterized protein LOC128204816 — encoded protein: MVNDKEVNVRTITVEDRTGKVKVSLWRNIAAEPVVLGDVVAITNIVVNSKRYNNEESLSSTQFTKIEVTDMPNTEMTATILGLDLGDVESQLLTEQDGIFNVSNEVLVAAFQCQLEDITAKLPKH